A genome region from Cervus elaphus chromosome 18, mCerEla1.1, whole genome shotgun sequence includes the following:
- the LOC122674892 gene encoding leptin isoform X2 — MRCGPLYQFLWLWPYLSYMEAVPIRKVQDDTKTLIKTIVTRINDISHTSVSSKQRVTGLDFIPGLHPLLSLSKMDQTLAIYQQILASLPSRNVIQISNDLENLRDLLHLLAASKSCPLPQVRALESLESLGVVLEASLYSTEVVALSRLQGSLQDMLRQLDLSPGC, encoded by the exons ATGCGCTGTGGACCCCTGTACCAATTCCTGTGGCTTTGGCCCTATCTGTCCTACATGGAGGCTGTGCCCATCCGCAAGGTCCAGGATGACACCAAAACCCTCATCAAGACGATTGTCACCAGGATCAATGACATCTCACACACG TCCGTCTCCTCCAAACAGAGGGTCACTGGTTTGGACTTCATCCCTGGGCTCCACCCTCTCCTGAGTTTGTCCAAGATGGACCAGACATTGGCGATCTACCAACAGATCCTCGCCAGTCTGCCTTCCAGAAATGTGATCCAAATATCTAATGACCTGGAGAACCTCCGGGACCTTCTCCACCTGCTGGCCGCCTCCAAAAGCTGCCCCTTGCCGCAGGTCAGGGCCCTGGAGAGCTTGGAGAGCCTGGGCGTCGTCCTGGAAGCCTCCCTTTACTCCACCGAGGTGGTGGCCCTGAGCCGGCTGCAGGGGTCTCTACAGGACATGTTGAGGCAGCTGGACCTCAGCCCTGGGTGCTGA
- the LOC122674892 gene encoding leptin isoform X1, which translates to MRCGPLYQFLWLWPYLSYMEAVPIRKVQDDTKTLIKTIVTRINDISHTQSVSSKQRVTGLDFIPGLHPLLSLSKMDQTLAIYQQILASLPSRNVIQISNDLENLRDLLHLLAASKSCPLPQVRALESLESLGVVLEASLYSTEVVALSRLQGSLQDMLRQLDLSPGC; encoded by the exons ATGCGCTGTGGACCCCTGTACCAATTCCTGTGGCTTTGGCCCTATCTGTCCTACATGGAGGCTGTGCCCATCCGCAAGGTCCAGGATGACACCAAAACCCTCATCAAGACGATTGTCACCAGGATCAATGACATCTCACACACG CAGTCCGTCTCCTCCAAACAGAGGGTCACTGGTTTGGACTTCATCCCTGGGCTCCACCCTCTCCTGAGTTTGTCCAAGATGGACCAGACATTGGCGATCTACCAACAGATCCTCGCCAGTCTGCCTTCCAGAAATGTGATCCAAATATCTAATGACCTGGAGAACCTCCGGGACCTTCTCCACCTGCTGGCCGCCTCCAAAAGCTGCCCCTTGCCGCAGGTCAGGGCCCTGGAGAGCTTGGAGAGCCTGGGCGTCGTCCTGGAAGCCTCCCTTTACTCCACCGAGGTGGTGGCCCTGAGCCGGCTGCAGGGGTCTCTACAGGACATGTTGAGGCAGCTGGACCTCAGCCCTGGGTGCTGA